The following proteins come from a genomic window of Gordonia westfalica:
- the lexA gene encoding transcriptional repressor LexA gives MSDDGGKRTGARGADEPVTPADVAAAEASLTPRQRGVLEVIRKSVRERGYPPSIREIGDEVGLTSTSSVAHQLRTLERKGLLKRDANRPRAVNIAPSDPPPPTSPAGGALPEPTFVPVLGRIAAGGPILAEEAVEDVFPLPRELVGEGSLFLLKVVGESMIDAAICDGDWVVVRQQNVADNGDIVAAMIDGEATVKTFKRRQGHVWLMPHNELFDPIPGDEAVILGKVVTVMRRV, from the coding sequence ATGAGCGATGACGGCGGTAAGCGCACCGGAGCGCGGGGCGCCGACGAGCCCGTCACCCCGGCGGATGTGGCGGCGGCAGAGGCCTCGCTGACGCCCCGCCAGCGCGGAGTTCTCGAGGTGATCCGCAAATCCGTGCGCGAACGCGGCTACCCCCCGAGCATCCGGGAGATCGGTGACGAGGTGGGTCTCACGTCCACGTCGTCGGTCGCCCATCAGCTGCGGACGCTGGAACGCAAGGGGCTCCTCAAGCGCGACGCCAACCGGCCGCGTGCGGTCAACATCGCACCGAGCGATCCACCGCCGCCCACCTCGCCCGCCGGCGGCGCGCTGCCCGAGCCCACCTTCGTGCCCGTCCTCGGCCGGATCGCCGCCGGCGGTCCCATCCTCGCCGAGGAGGCCGTCGAGGACGTGTTCCCGCTTCCCCGCGAACTCGTCGGCGAGGGGTCACTGTTCCTGTTGAAGGTCGTCGGCGAATCGATGATCGACGCCGCGATCTGTGACGGTGACTGGGTCGTGGTCCGTCAGCAGAACGTGGCCGACAACGGCGACATCGTGGCCGCGATGATCGACGGCGAGGCCACGGTCAAGACGTTCAAACGCCGGCAGGGACACGTCTGGCTGATGCCGCACAACGAGTTGTTCGACCCGATCCCGGGCGACGAGGCCGTCATCCTCGGCAAGGTCGTCACCGTGATGCGGCGAGTCTGA
- a CDS encoding phosphoenolpyruvate--protein phosphotransferase, with translation MTEILTGTPVVGGVAHGPALWPGRRPDHSAEALGAGVEIAEGRRAEESARFTEAAATVAARLRERASQNTGVAAEVLAATAGLAEDRGWIGAASALIAKGASAPSAAVAATEQFAAVFTKLGGLMAERVTDLNDVRDRVVAELLGLPEPGVPTPEVPSILLADDLAPADTAGLDPAATIALVTRLGGPTSHTAIIARQLGIPCVVAVGGLGEIESGTAILVDGTTGEIVVDPDDAVASARVEEYRHHAARVAGWSGPGRTADGVEVAILANVADGASARAATGQPVEGVGLFRTELAFLERADEPSVEEQAAIYREVLDAFAGGKVVVRTLDAGSDKPLRFVSHPDEANPALGVRGDRIALAHPEIRAHQLDAIARAAEESGARPWVMAPMIASPAEAAAFAAQVRERGLVAGVMVEVPAAAILAPAILAEVDFVSIGTNDLTQYTMAADRMSADLAALTDPWQPAVLHLISMVAQAGRDQGKPVGVCGEAAADPYLACVLVGLGVTSLSSAPVAAPAVGAQLGAVTLETCKKAAAAALAATDPAAARAAAAAILDSDEVRLAASR, from the coding sequence ATGACGGAGATTTTGACGGGGACGCCGGTTGTCGGTGGAGTGGCTCACGGGCCCGCGCTCTGGCCGGGACGCCGCCCCGACCATTCCGCGGAGGCACTCGGCGCCGGGGTCGAGATCGCGGAGGGCCGGCGCGCCGAGGAGAGCGCGCGGTTCACCGAGGCTGCGGCCACCGTCGCCGCGCGGCTGCGCGAGCGTGCGTCACAGAACACCGGCGTCGCCGCCGAGGTGCTCGCCGCCACGGCCGGGCTCGCGGAGGACCGCGGCTGGATCGGCGCGGCATCGGCACTGATCGCGAAGGGCGCCTCGGCGCCGTCCGCGGCCGTCGCCGCCACCGAACAGTTCGCCGCGGTGTTCACCAAGCTCGGCGGGCTGATGGCCGAACGTGTCACCGACCTCAACGATGTTCGCGACCGCGTCGTCGCCGAACTGCTGGGCCTTCCCGAACCCGGTGTACCCACGCCTGAGGTGCCCTCGATCCTCCTGGCCGACGATCTCGCCCCCGCCGACACCGCGGGCCTCGATCCCGCCGCCACGATCGCGCTCGTGACACGACTCGGCGGACCCACCAGCCATACCGCGATCATCGCCCGTCAACTCGGCATCCCGTGTGTCGTGGCGGTCGGCGGACTCGGCGAGATCGAATCCGGCACCGCGATTCTCGTCGACGGCACCACCGGCGAGATCGTCGTCGACCCCGACGACGCCGTCGCGTCCGCCCGGGTCGAGGAGTACCGGCACCACGCCGCGCGCGTCGCCGGTTGGTCGGGTCCCGGCCGGACCGCCGACGGCGTCGAGGTGGCGATCCTGGCCAATGTCGCCGACGGCGCGTCGGCCCGCGCTGCCACCGGCCAGCCGGTCGAAGGGGTCGGACTGTTCCGTACCGAGTTGGCGTTCCTCGAGCGCGCCGACGAACCGTCGGTGGAGGAGCAGGCCGCGATCTACCGCGAGGTGCTGGACGCGTTCGCAGGCGGGAAGGTCGTCGTGCGGACCCTAGACGCCGGATCGGACAAACCGCTTCGGTTCGTCTCCCACCCCGACGAGGCCAACCCGGCACTCGGTGTCCGCGGCGATCGGATCGCCCTGGCGCACCCCGAGATCCGCGCCCATCAGCTCGACGCGATCGCCCGCGCCGCAGAGGAATCGGGAGCCCGGCCATGGGTCATGGCGCCGATGATCGCCTCACCCGCCGAGGCCGCGGCGTTCGCCGCACAGGTGCGCGAACGCGGTCTCGTCGCCGGGGTGATGGTCGAGGTCCCGGCCGCGGCGATCCTCGCGCCGGCGATCCTCGCCGAGGTCGACTTCGTCTCGATCGGCACCAACGACCTCACGCAGTACACGATGGCCGCCGACCGGATGTCGGCCGACCTCGCGGCGCTGACCGATCCGTGGCAACCCGCTGTGCTGCACCTGATCTCGATGGTCGCGCAGGCCGGACGCGATCAGGGGAAGCCGGTGGGTGTCTGTGGTGAGGCGGCCGCGGACCCGTACCTCGCCTGCGTACTCGTCGGCCTGGGGGTGACGTCCTTGTCGAGTGCTCCGGTGGCGGCCCCCGCGGTGGGCGCCCAGCTCGGCGCGGTCACCCTCGAGACATGCAAGAAAGCGGCGGCAGCGGCGCTGGCCGCCACCGATCCGGCTGCGGCCCGCGCGGCTGCCGCCGCGATCCTGGACAGTGACGAGGTCAGACTCGCCGCATCACGGTGA
- a CDS encoding DeoR/GlpR family DNA-binding transcription regulator, whose protein sequence is MYAEERQQAIAEEVRVAGRASVAELATKFDVTSETVRRDLAALERAGHLQRVHGGAVRPEITRVIGELGIDERETEQTEEKAAIGRAALRFFPPDGGSVLFDAGTTTFRAAEAMPRDRDLTLITNSLPIAGLLAGRRADGLHSLGGRVRGLTQATVGSETVAALGRLRVTTAFIGTNGLSESHGLSTPDPDEAAVKAAMVAAARRVVVLADSSKMEREELSGFAGVDDIDVLITDSGIDPRFSAALSARGVEVVIA, encoded by the coding sequence GTGTACGCCGAGGAGAGACAGCAGGCCATCGCCGAGGAGGTGCGCGTCGCAGGGCGCGCCTCGGTCGCCGAGCTCGCCACGAAGTTCGACGTGACCAGCGAGACGGTGCGGCGTGACCTGGCCGCCCTCGAGCGGGCCGGCCATCTGCAGCGCGTCCACGGCGGTGCCGTCCGGCCCGAGATCACGCGCGTGATCGGCGAACTCGGCATCGACGAACGCGAGACCGAACAGACCGAGGAGAAGGCCGCCATCGGCCGCGCCGCCCTCCGCTTCTTCCCGCCCGACGGCGGATCGGTGCTCTTCGACGCCGGGACCACCACCTTCCGGGCCGCCGAGGCCATGCCGCGGGACCGCGACCTCACACTCATCACCAACAGCCTGCCGATCGCCGGGCTGCTCGCCGGACGTCGCGCCGACGGTCTGCATTCGCTCGGTGGCCGTGTCCGCGGCCTCACCCAGGCCACCGTCGGCTCCGAAACCGTCGCCGCACTGGGCCGGCTGCGCGTGACCACCGCGTTCATCGGCACCAACGGCCTGAGCGAGTCACACGGCCTGTCCACCCCGGACCCCGACGAGGCGGCGGTGAAGGCGGCGATGGTCGCCGCGGCCCGACGTGTCGTCGTCCTTGCCGACAGCTCGAAGATGGAGCGCGAGGAGTTGTCCGGATTCGCCGGCGTCGACGACATCGACGTCCTGATCACCGACTCCGGGATCGATCCGAGGTTCTCGGCCGCACTGTCGGCCCGCGGCGTCGAGGTCGTGATCGCGTGA
- the pfkB gene encoding 1-phosphofructokinase: MILTVTANPSVDRTLELATPLRRGEVQRAGVVRAQPGGKGVNVARTVAAAGLVTRALLPARAGDPLLAALDDLGLPYDAVPVDGEVRSNVTIAESDGTTTKINAPGVTLAPAQLEALGTLIRSHANGADWVTLCGSLPPGVPDDWYRTVADALVTAGCRVAVDTSGAPLRAAAAGRVDLIKPNEDELAELTGADADELRESLSHNDLRPVVTASRVLVEQIGGSVLATLGARGAVLVTPAGTWCATPPPIVPRSTVGAGDSSLAGFLIAQTRGASAPECLRSAVAYGSAAAALAGTASPTPDHLDLSGVSVTELSGAAPMN, translated from the coding sequence GTGATCCTCACCGTCACGGCCAACCCCAGTGTCGACCGCACCCTCGAACTCGCCACCCCGCTACGGCGCGGCGAGGTCCAGCGCGCCGGCGTCGTCCGGGCGCAACCGGGCGGAAAGGGCGTCAACGTCGCCCGGACCGTCGCCGCCGCCGGACTCGTCACCCGCGCCCTGCTACCGGCGCGTGCGGGTGATCCGCTGCTCGCGGCCCTCGACGACCTCGGACTCCCCTACGACGCGGTCCCCGTCGACGGCGAGGTCCGCTCCAACGTCACCATCGCCGAGTCCGACGGCACCACCACCAAGATCAATGCACCCGGCGTCACCCTGGCGCCGGCCCAACTCGAGGCGCTGGGCACGCTGATCCGTTCCCACGCGAACGGAGCGGACTGGGTCACCCTGTGCGGATCGTTGCCGCCTGGTGTACCCGACGACTGGTATCGGACCGTCGCCGACGCCCTGGTCACCGCCGGCTGCCGCGTGGCGGTGGACACCTCGGGCGCACCGCTGCGTGCAGCCGCCGCCGGACGTGTCGACCTCATCAAGCCCAACGAGGACGAGCTCGCCGAACTCACCGGCGCGGATGCGGACGAGCTCCGGGAATCGCTGTCCCACAACGATCTCCGTCCGGTCGTGACCGCATCGAGAGTTCTCGTCGAGCAGATCGGCGGCAGCGTCCTGGCCACTCTCGGGGCGCGGGGCGCCGTGCTGGTCACCCCGGCGGGCACCTGGTGCGCGACCCCGCCGCCCATCGTGCCGCGCAGCACCGTCGGCGCGGGTGACTCCTCCCTCGCCGGCTTCCTCATCGCCCAGACGCGCGGCGCCTCGGCGCCCGAATGTCTGCGATCCGCCGTCGCCTACGGTTCGGCGGCCGCCGCCCTGGCCGGCACCGCCTCACCCACCCCCGACCACCTCGACCTGTCCGGGGTCTCGGTCACGGAGCTGTCCGGGGCCGCCCCCATGAACTGA
- a CDS encoding PTS fructose transporter subunit IIABC has translation MTEQIITAQTVSLDVDAGADPAAVITTLADALAAAGRTTDPADLARAALEREAKSATGLPGGIAIPHARTASVTTASLAMARLSRKVDFGAPDGPADLVFLIAAPEGGAAAHMKLLSSLARSLVRPDFVAALREAESDERVIELVTEAVDPEAKKKEAAPPAAPAAPAAETRPRILAITACPTGIAHTYMAADALKYAAERAGVEFAVETQGSSATTPFDPEVIAAADAVIFATDIGVKGKGRFHGKPVIASGVKRAINEPDKMIAEAVAAGRDPSAPRVTDDGGTESTSTGSSRVGLAGRTRQALMTGVSYMIPFVAAGGLLIALGFLLAGYEIANSTLDSGGSLNDAAFIALNNSLWDLPSGGLLQYLGAVSFAIGSGVMGLAVPVLAGYISFAIADRPGIAPGFVAGLVSLAVGASFIGALIGGLIAGAVCLWISRLPVPQWARGLMPVVVIPLFGSMIVGGLLYMVLGKPLAWLTEQMNSGLESMSGGSAVVLGIVLGLMMCFDLGGPVNKTAYLFATAGIADAATAGPAQFQIMAAVMCAGMVPPLALALATVLRPGLFTEPERENGKAAWLLGASFISEGAIPFAAADPFRVIPSMMAGGALSGALIMAFGVELRAPHGGIFVFFAMNSWVLFLVALVAGTVVSAVAVIAAKQFGRTREVAAAELEAVAA, from the coding sequence ATGACCGAGCAGATCATCACCGCCCAGACGGTGAGTCTCGACGTCGACGCCGGTGCAGACCCCGCCGCCGTCATCACCACCCTCGCCGACGCCCTGGCTGCTGCCGGACGGACCACCGACCCCGCCGATCTGGCCCGCGCGGCACTCGAGCGGGAAGCCAAGTCGGCCACCGGCCTGCCCGGCGGCATCGCGATCCCGCACGCGCGCACCGCATCGGTGACGACGGCGAGCCTCGCCATGGCGCGCCTGTCCCGCAAGGTCGACTTCGGGGCCCCCGACGGCCCGGCCGACCTCGTCTTCCTGATCGCCGCCCCCGAGGGCGGTGCGGCCGCGCACATGAAGCTGCTGAGCTCCCTGGCGCGCTCGCTGGTCCGTCCCGACTTCGTGGCGGCCCTCCGCGAGGCCGAGAGCGACGAACGCGTCATCGAACTCGTCACCGAGGCCGTCGATCCCGAGGCCAAGAAGAAAGAGGCCGCTCCCCCGGCCGCCCCGGCCGCCCCGGCCGCCGAGACCCGGCCCCGCATCCTGGCGATCACCGCATGCCCCACGGGCATCGCGCACACCTACATGGCCGCGGACGCACTGAAGTACGCCGCGGAACGAGCCGGTGTCGAGTTCGCGGTGGAGACGCAGGGATCGTCGGCCACCACGCCGTTCGACCCCGAGGTGATCGCGGCCGCCGACGCCGTCATCTTCGCCACCGACATCGGGGTGAAGGGCAAGGGCCGCTTCCACGGCAAGCCGGTCATCGCATCGGGCGTCAAACGCGCGATCAACGAACCCGACAAGATGATCGCCGAAGCCGTTGCGGCCGGCCGCGATCCGAGTGCTCCGCGGGTGACCGACGACGGTGGCACCGAGTCCACCTCGACCGGATCGTCGCGCGTCGGTCTGGCAGGTCGGACCCGCCAGGCACTCATGACCGGCGTCAGCTACATGATCCCCTTCGTCGCCGCGGGCGGTCTGCTCATCGCGCTGGGCTTCCTGCTCGCCGGCTACGAGATCGCCAACAGCACCCTCGATTCGGGCGGCTCGCTCAACGACGCCGCGTTCATCGCCCTCAACAACAGCCTCTGGGATCTGCCATCGGGCGGTCTGCTCCAGTATCTGGGCGCGGTCAGCTTCGCGATCGGGTCGGGGGTGATGGGACTCGCCGTCCCGGTCCTCGCCGGATACATCTCCTTCGCCATCGCCGACCGGCCCGGCATCGCCCCCGGTTTCGTCGCGGGCCTGGTGTCACTCGCGGTCGGTGCGAGCTTCATCGGCGCACTCATCGGTGGTCTCATCGCCGGCGCGGTCTGCCTGTGGATCTCGCGGCTTCCGGTGCCGCAGTGGGCACGCGGGCTGATGCCGGTGGTGGTCATCCCGTTGTTCGGCAGCATGATCGTCGGCGGACTGCTCTACATGGTCCTCGGCAAGCCGCTCGCCTGGCTGACCGAGCAGATGAACTCCGGGCTGGAGAGCATGTCCGGCGGATCGGCCGTCGTCCTCGGCATCGTGCTCGGCCTGATGATGTGCTTCGACCTCGGCGGACCCGTCAACAAGACCGCCTACCTGTTCGCCACCGCCGGAATCGCCGACGCCGCGACCGCCGGTCCCGCGCAGTTCCAGATCATGGCCGCGGTCATGTGCGCCGGCATGGTGCCGCCGCTGGCGCTTGCCCTCGCGACCGTGCTGCGACCCGGCCTGTTCACCGAACCCGAACGGGAGAACGGCAAGGCCGCATGGCTTCTCGGCGCGTCGTTCATCTCCGAGGGCGCCATCCCGTTCGCCGCGGCCGACCCGTTCCGCGTCATCCCCTCGATGATGGCCGGCGGCGCCCTGTCCGGCGCGCTCATCATGGCGTTCGGCGTGGAGCTCCGCGCCCCGCACGGCGGCATCTTCGTCTTCTTCGCCATGAACAGCTGGGTGCTGTTCCTCGTGGCCCTCGTCGCCGGCACCGTGGTCAGCGCGGTCGCGGTGATCGCTGCGAAGCAGTTCGGCAGGACCCGCGAGGTCGCAGCGGCCGAGCTCGAAGCCGTGGCAGCCTGA
- a CDS encoding HPr family phosphocarrier protein — MPSTTATVGSAVGLHARPATIIAEAVADAGTTVTLGLEGGDPVDAGSALMIMTLGAEKGTKVVVTADDQAALDKIVTLVETDLDAD, encoded by the coding sequence ATGCCCAGCACCACCGCCACCGTCGGATCGGCCGTCGGCCTGCACGCCCGCCCGGCCACCATCATCGCCGAGGCCGTCGCCGACGCCGGCACGACCGTCACCCTCGGCCTCGAGGGCGGCGATCCGGTCGACGCCGGTTCGGCGCTGATGATCATGACCCTCGGCGCCGAGAAGGGCACCAAGGTCGTGGTGACCGCCGACGACCAGGCGGCCCTGGACAAGATCGTCACCCTCGTCGAGACCGACCTGGACGCAGACTGA
- the hflX gene encoding GTPase HflX gives MTESSAQILSSADLDDRTGDIRDDDPTVGELQLSERASLQRVAGLSTELTDVTEVEYRKLRLEKVVLVGVWTEGSAASAEANMAELAALAETAGSQVLDALIQRRSKPDSATYIGSGKAEELREIVLSTGADTVICDGELTPAQLTALEKVVKVKVIDRTALILDIFAQHATSREGKAQVSLAQMEYMLPRLRGWGESMSRQAGGRAGSNGGVGLRGPGETKIETDRRRIRERMAKLRREIRDMKKARTTKRAARNRSAIPSITVAGYTNAGKSSLVNAMTGAGVLVQDALFATLDPTTRRATLDDGRAVVFTDTVGFVRHLPTQLVEAFRSTLEEVVDADLLLHVVDGSDPFPMEQISAVRQVIGEIVAEEKAEAPPELLVINKIDAIDGNRLTELRGALGVDAVFVSARTGEGLPELFDRIREFVGREDVEITIEVPFSRGDIVSRIHSEGEVLTSDHTESGTTMKVRVPAAFAGEIADLRV, from the coding sequence ATGACCGAATCATCAGCACAGATCCTTTCCTCAGCGGACCTCGACGATCGCACCGGTGACATCCGGGACGACGATCCGACGGTCGGCGAACTCCAACTCTCCGAGCGCGCGTCACTGCAGCGCGTCGCGGGACTCTCCACCGAACTCACCGACGTCACCGAGGTCGAGTACCGGAAGCTCCGCCTCGAGAAGGTGGTGCTCGTCGGCGTCTGGACCGAGGGCAGCGCCGCATCGGCCGAGGCCAACATGGCCGAGCTCGCCGCCCTGGCCGAGACCGCCGGTTCGCAGGTCCTCGACGCGCTGATCCAGCGCCGCTCCAAACCGGACTCGGCCACCTACATCGGCAGTGGCAAGGCCGAGGAACTCCGCGAGATCGTCCTCTCCACCGGCGCCGACACCGTCATCTGCGACGGTGAGCTCACACCCGCCCAGCTGACCGCGCTGGAGAAGGTCGTCAAGGTCAAGGTCATCGACCGGACCGCACTGATCCTCGACATCTTCGCCCAGCACGCCACGTCCCGCGAGGGCAAGGCGCAGGTCTCGCTCGCCCAGATGGAGTACATGCTCCCGCGCCTGCGTGGTTGGGGTGAGTCGATGTCCCGGCAGGCCGGTGGTCGTGCCGGCAGCAACGGCGGCGTGGGCCTGCGCGGTCCCGGTGAGACCAAGATCGAGACCGACCGCCGGCGCATCCGTGAGCGGATGGCCAAGCTGCGCCGCGAGATCCGCGACATGAAGAAGGCGCGCACCACCAAACGGGCGGCGCGCAACCGTTCGGCGATCCCGTCGATCACCGTCGCCGGCTACACCAACGCCGGCAAGTCCAGCCTGGTGAATGCAATGACCGGCGCCGGTGTCCTCGTCCAGGACGCACTGTTCGCGACCCTCGACCCGACGACGCGGCGGGCCACCCTCGACGACGGTCGGGCCGTGGTCTTCACCGACACCGTCGGTTTCGTCCGGCACCTGCCGACCCAACTCGTCGAGGCCTTCCGCTCGACCCTCGAGGAGGTCGTCGACGCCGATCTCCTCCTGCACGTGGTCGACGGATCGGATCCGTTCCCGATGGAACAGATCTCGGCCGTCCGTCAGGTCATCGGCGAGATCGTCGCCGAGGAGAAGGCCGAGGCGCCGCCGGAACTGTTGGTCATCAACAAGATCGACGCGATCGACGGCAACCGGCTCACCGAGCTGCGCGGCGCCCTCGGCGTCGACGCGGTGTTCGTCTCGGCCCGCACCGGCGAGGGACTGCCCGAACTGTTCGACCGCATCCGCGAATTCGTGGGGCGTGAAGACGTCGAGATCACCATCGAGGTGCCCTTCTCGCGCGGTGACATCGTGTCGCGCATCCACAGTGAGGGCGAGGTCCTCACGTCCGATCACACCGAGTCGGGGACGACGATGAAGGTCCGCGTCCCGGCCGCTTTCGCGGGCGAGATCGCGGACCTCAGGGTCTAG
- the dapF gene encoding diaminopimelate epimerase — MRVSSHQSGLRFVKGHGTQNDFVVLADPAAELTLDTEMVAALCDRQRGIGADGLLRVARTGALVERGVLDALPDGVAADDWFMDYRNGDGSIAEMCGNGVRVFAHYVRATGLVDVDTFTVGSRAGARPVIIHSFDDVHAEVTVEMGVARLDGTSVVRIGDDIYPGAKVDVGNPHLACVVADLTADDLAAVDFTAGVVIEPGDFPNGANVELLTPPVEDADGCLYARMRVFERGVGETRSCGTGLVAATRAALDARGQDAGELRIGIPGGEVTVTIRPDGSTLRGPSALVADGVLRPGWDR, encoded by the coding sequence GTGCGCGTGAGTTCCCACCAGAGCGGCCTGCGTTTCGTCAAGGGTCACGGCACCCAGAACGATTTCGTCGTGCTCGCCGACCCGGCCGCCGAACTGACCCTCGACACCGAGATGGTCGCGGCGCTGTGCGATCGGCAGCGGGGGATCGGCGCCGACGGTCTGCTGCGCGTCGCGCGCACGGGAGCGCTCGTCGAACGCGGTGTTCTCGACGCGCTGCCCGACGGCGTCGCGGCCGACGACTGGTTCATGGACTACCGCAACGGCGACGGCTCGATCGCCGAGATGTGCGGCAACGGGGTCCGCGTCTTCGCGCATTACGTCCGCGCCACCGGCCTCGTCGACGTCGACACCTTCACCGTCGGCTCGCGCGCCGGAGCACGGCCGGTCATCATCCACTCCTTCGACGACGTGCACGCCGAGGTGACCGTGGAGATGGGTGTCGCACGCCTCGACGGCACCTCGGTGGTGCGCATCGGCGACGACATCTACCCCGGCGCCAAGGTCGACGTCGGCAACCCGCATCTGGCCTGCGTGGTCGCCGATCTGACCGCCGACGACCTCGCGGCGGTCGACTTCACCGCCGGTGTGGTCATCGAACCCGGAGACTTCCCGAACGGGGCCAACGTCGAGTTGCTGACCCCGCCGGTCGAGGACGCCGACGGCTGTCTGTACGCCCGGATGAGGGTCTTCGAACGCGGCGTCGGCGAGACGCGCAGCTGCGGAACGGGCCTGGTCGCGGCCACGCGCGCCGCCCTCGATGCGCGCGGTCAGGACGCCGGTGAGCTGCGGATCGGAATCCCGGGCGGCGAGGTCACGGTGACCATCCGGCCCGACGGCTCGACCCTGCGCGGGCCCTCCGCGCTGGTCGCCGACGGCGTCCTCCGGCCCGGCTGGGACCGCTGA
- the miaA gene encoding tRNA (adenosine(37)-N6)-dimethylallyltransferase MiaA, with the protein MSDHPGPRPIIVVGPTACGKSDLALDLAERLGGEIINIDAMQQYRGMDIGTAKVPVDERRGIAHHQIDVLDVTEVATVARYQQAATADVERLLAAGRVPVIVGGSMMYIQGLLDNWQFPATDPEVRGRYEEMLAERGVAEMHRLLASVDPAAAATILDTDGRRIVRALEVVELTGRPFAASQPTIGEPRWGTAILALDRETAELDDRIARRTRLMFSTGLVDEVEALCAYGLREGRTASQAIGYKQVLAALDGEYDLAQAEELTFIGTRRYVRRQRSWFRRDHRAVWLDAAAPDLADRALAAVAV; encoded by the coding sequence ATGAGCGACCATCCGGGGCCGCGGCCCATCATCGTGGTCGGTCCGACGGCGTGCGGTAAATCCGACCTCGCCCTCGACCTGGCCGAGCGCCTGGGCGGCGAGATCATCAACATCGACGCGATGCAGCAGTACCGCGGCATGGACATCGGGACCGCCAAGGTGCCGGTCGACGAACGCCGCGGCATCGCACATCACCAGATCGACGTCCTCGACGTCACCGAGGTGGCCACCGTCGCCCGGTATCAGCAGGCGGCGACCGCCGACGTGGAACGCCTGCTCGCCGCGGGCCGGGTGCCGGTCATCGTCGGCGGGTCGATGATGTACATCCAGGGGCTGCTCGACAACTGGCAGTTCCCGGCGACCGATCCCGAGGTCCGCGGCCGGTACGAGGAGATGCTCGCCGAGCGCGGGGTCGCCGAGATGCACCGGCTGCTCGCGTCGGTCGACCCGGCGGCCGCCGCGACCATTCTCGACACCGACGGCCGGCGCATCGTCCGCGCGCTGGAGGTGGTCGAACTGACCGGGCGGCCGTTCGCGGCGTCGCAGCCGACGATCGGTGAACCTCGATGGGGCACTGCGATTCTGGCGCTCGATCGGGAGACCGCCGAACTCGACGACCGGATCGCGCGACGCACCCGGCTGATGTTCTCCACCGGTCTGGTCGACGAAGTCGAGGCGCTGTGCGCGTACGGTCTGCGCGAGGGCCGCACGGCGTCGCAGGCGATCGGCTACAAGCAGGTCCTCGCCGCGCTCGACGGCGAGTACGACCTGGCCCAGGCCGAGGAACTCACCTTCATCGGCACCCGACGGTATGTGCGCAGGCAGCGGTCGTGGTTCCGGCGCGATCACCGTGCCGTCTGGCTCGACGCCGCCGCGCCCGATCTCGCCGACCGTGCCCTGGCGGCCGTCGCCGTGTGA